The Candidatus Acidulodesulfobacterium acidiphilum DNA window AAGATGAATCTGATAAAGAGTTAAGGGAAGTTCCTTGTACGACTTCACGTTTTTTTTAACCAAATCCGTAATTACCTCTTCATAAGTAGGAGCTAAGCAAAAATCTCTGTCCTGCCTGTCTTTAAAACGCAGAAGTTCTTTGCCGTAATCTTCATCCCTTCCCGATTCTTTCCATATTTCCAGCGGCTGAACGAAAGGCATGGAGAGTTCTACGGCGCCGGCATCATTCATCTCCCGTCTTATTATATCTTCTAATTTGCGCAGGCTCTTTAAACCGAGAGGCAGGTATGTATATATTCCGCCGGACAACTGCCTTACGTAACCTGCCCTTAGCAGCAGTTTGTGGCTTTTAAGAACGGCTTCTTTAGGGTCTTCTTTTAAAGAAGGAATAAAAAAATGTGAATATCGCACTATAGACTCCTTTATATTTTATATTTATATTTAATTGTATATAAAATTATTTTATTTAATGAATAATTAACGTTTTCTTTACAATTTTATAGTTTATTTTATTTAGTTTCTTAATTTTTTAAATCATCGTCGTCGTTATAATCTATTTTTTCGCCGGTTATGTTTTCTATCCGGCTTATTAACGCTTTTAATATCTCTTTATTATCAAATTTTCCTATAACCTTTCCTTTAGAAAACAAAACGGATTTTTCTCTACCTCCGGCAATTCCGACGTCGGCATGCTTTGATTCGCCGGGTCCGTTTACTACGCACCCCATTATAGCTACCTTTATATCAGACTTTATCTTAGCGGAAATCTTCTCGAATTTTTTAGCTATGTTTACTATGTCTATTTCCGTTCTGGCGCACGTCGGACAGGACATAAGCTGAACCCCGCCACGCCTTAAACCTAAATCCCTAAGTATATTATATCCGGCGATAACTTCCATAACAGGGTCGTCGCTTAGCGACACTCTTATAGTATCTCCTAACCCTTCATAGAGCAGTATTCCGAGTCCTACCCCAGATTTTATCGCTCCGGAAAATACCGTTCCCGCTTCTGTTATGCCTATATGAAAAGGATAATCTATCTTTTCGGCTAAAAGTTTATAACCCCTTACCGTAGTTAAAACATCAGTCGATTTTAAAGAAATTTTTATATCGTAAAACGATTCGTCTTCTAATATTTTAATATGCTTTAACCCGCTTTCAACCATTGCAGCGGCAAAATCCCCTTTATTTTTATCCAGAATTCCTTTTTCTAAAGACCCAGAATTAACGCCTATTCTTATCGGCACGTTTTTATCTTTGCAGGCGCTTACGACCTCTTTAACTTTTTGCTTGCCGCCTATATTTCCAGGATTTATTCTTAAACCTGCAGCGCCGGCTTCCAGCGATGCAAGCGCAAGCCTGTGGTCGAAATGAATATCGGCGATTATCGGAATGCTTACGTTTTTTATAATTTCCTTAAGCGATTCTGAGGCTAAAGCCGTATTTACCGACACCCTTGCTATTTCGCAGTTATAACTTTCTAAATTTTTTATCTGTTTTACGGTGGCGGCGGAATCCTCCGTGAGCGTATTAGTCATCGACTGCACGCTGACAGGCGCTTCGGAACCGACTGCAACGCCGCCTATTTTTATCGTCCGAGTCGGTCTTCTTTTTATCATTTATAATTTTTCCATGAATTTACGCGTTATTTTACAGTTTTATTTTACAGTTTTTTAATTTTGATTTATATATTATAATATATCGGATAGAAAAAAATAACTATAATTTATAATAAACAGGATTAATATTCATATTATGTTTGAATTTTTAAGAGACAAAGTTTATACGATAGACGGCGATAAAGTAAGACTTTTGTCTATAATTCTATCCCTCATAATAATACTGGCGTCTTATTTAATATCGTTTTTATTTGCCTATATCATCAAAAAAGAGTTCAGAAAAAACAGGACTATAAACAAATCGTTCGTAAAAACCGTAATCAGGTTTATTAAGTATATAATTTTAATTATCGGCTTTTTTATAGCATTTCAGGTTTTAGGCATAAACTTAAGCTCGCTGGCTTTTCTTGCCGGCGTCATAGGTCTCGGCATAGGTTTCGGAATGCAGAATATAATAAGCAACTTCATTTCCGGCATAATTATTTTGTTCGAAAAGCCTATAAAAGAAGGCGAGTACGTCGATGTTGCCGGATACGACGGTATAGTAAGCGACATAAGGGCAAGGAGCACGACTATTACGACTAGGGATAATATATCGATAATCGTCCCTAATTCTAATTTTATAACCTCCAACGTTATAAACTGGTCGCACAAAGACCCAAAAATAAGACTGCATATACCATTGGGAATAGAAGAAACCGCATCGAAATTAGACCTTGCAAAAAAAGTTTTGCTTGAGATAGCCGATGAAAATCCTGAAGTTTTGAGAGAACCTAAACCTTCCGTATGGTTCGTAGGTTTCGGTTCGTCTTCATTTGACCTTGATCTTATAGTATGGATACAATCTCCTATAAGAAGACATTATGTTATAAGCGACATAAATTTTGAAATAGCGAAAAAATTTGCAAAATACGATATAGATTTAACGTATCCATGGACTAACCTGGTATTTAAAAACGGTCTGCAGATCCAAAACGGAGACGCAGGCATGGTTTACGGCAATAACGACGCCGGCACTAATAACAGCATAATTCAGCCGTCGAAAAATTTGAGAAACGAGAAAAATAAAAACGAAGTCAAGTAGTCCGTAACAAACGTTATATTTTATTTCTTTAACGATTCCAGATAAGAAGCCAATTCGTTTACTTCATACTGAGGTATATAGCTGTAAGACGGCATAATAACGTAATACGTTTTGCCTTGAATACTTATTTTATCGCCTCTTTTAAAGTGGGAATTAGGATGTTTAATCTGCCGTACCGTCCAGTTAAAATCAGGTACCATATTACCGTAATTAGAAAGCGAGGGTCCGAGGCTTCCGCCGACGCCGTCGACGGAATGGCAATCGTCGCAGTTATAATAATGGAA harbors:
- a CDS encoding mechanosensitive ion channel — its product is MFEFLRDKVYTIDGDKVRLLSIILSLIIILASYLISFLFAYIIKKEFRKNRTINKSFVKTVIRFIKYIILIIGFFIAFQVLGINLSSLAFLAGVIGLGIGFGMQNIISNFISGIIILFEKPIKEGEYVDVAGYDGIVSDIRARSTTITTRDNISIIVPNSNFITSNVINWSHKDPKIRLHIPLGIEETASKLDLAKKVLLEIADENPEVLREPKPSVWFVGFGSSSFDLDLIVWIQSPIRRHYVISDINFEIAKKFAKYDIDLTYPWTNLVFKNGLQIQNGDAGMVYGNNDAGTNNSIIQPSKNLRNEKNKNEVK
- a CDS encoding c-type cytochrome, whose product is MNMKTMKKNKSILFPYISYIFIAFAYLFFLSPIFFMPKAYSYNNSQGKYLFHYYNCDDCHSVDGVGGSLGPSLSNYGNMVPDFNWTVRQIKHPNSHFKRGDKISIQGKTYYVIMPSYSYIPQYEVNELASYLESLKK
- a CDS encoding flavodoxin-dependent (E)-4-hydroxy-3-methylbut-2-enyl-diphosphate synthase, with the translated sequence MIKRRPTRTIKIGGVAVGSEAPVSVQSMTNTLTEDSAATVKQIKNLESYNCEIARVSVNTALASESLKEIIKNVSIPIIADIHFDHRLALASLEAGAAGLRINPGNIGGKQKVKEVVSACKDKNVPIRIGVNSGSLEKGILDKNKGDFAAAMVESGLKHIKILEDESFYDIKISLKSTDVLTTVRGYKLLAEKIDYPFHIGITEAGTVFSGAIKSGVGLGILLYEGLGDTIRVSLSDDPVMEVIAGYNILRDLGLRRGGVQLMSCPTCARTEIDIVNIAKKFEKISAKIKSDIKVAIMGCVVNGPGESKHADVGIAGGREKSVLFSKGKVIGKFDNKEILKALISRIENITGEKIDYNDDDDLKN